The proteins below come from a single Agrococcus beijingensis genomic window:
- a CDS encoding antibiotic biosynthesis monooxygenase, with protein sequence MEQAPITVAIEREVDSSMDRYAQVWVRHGVDLATHFDGFLGAGWVRESPETNRWHMIYRFADRATLDAWEGSPERQQWLTSGATFAKESRIERRTGIEGWFDAPEGVVVDDDARVEIRQVAPAPPRWKQIVIVWLAFFPMNVLISWLLGLIPGFDDLLLPLRLLISTVILAPIMVGLILPFITRLAQPWLHPRRTS encoded by the coding sequence CACCGATCACCGTCGCCATCGAGCGCGAGGTCGACTCGAGCATGGATCGGTACGCGCAGGTCTGGGTGCGCCACGGCGTCGACCTGGCCACGCACTTCGACGGCTTCCTCGGCGCCGGCTGGGTGCGCGAGTCGCCCGAGACGAACCGCTGGCACATGATCTACCGCTTCGCGGATCGCGCGACGCTCGACGCCTGGGAGGGCAGCCCCGAGCGGCAGCAGTGGCTCACGTCGGGCGCGACCTTCGCGAAGGAGTCGCGCATCGAGCGTCGCACGGGCATCGAGGGCTGGTTCGACGCGCCCGAGGGCGTCGTGGTCGACGACGACGCCCGCGTCGAGATCCGTCAGGTCGCGCCAGCGCCACCCCGGTGGAAGCAGATCGTCATCGTGTGGCTGGCGTTCTTCCCGATGAACGTGCTCATCAGCTGGCTGCTCGGGCTGATTCCCGGCTTCGACGACCTGCTGCTGCCGCTGCGCCTGCTCATCTCGACGGTCATCCTGGCGCCGATCATGGTGGGCCTGATCCTGCCGTTCATCACCCGGCTCGCGCAGCCCTGGCTGCACCCGCGACGCACCTCCTGA